The sequence below is a genomic window from Lolium perenne isolate Kyuss_39 chromosome 4, Kyuss_2.0, whole genome shotgun sequence.
ccatcatactaacaacataacaacgagggatccctaactaacaacaaagggatcccaacaacaaaatggaggaggcagcagcagcacacgtccaggactccgcctaccccatctgcctctgcctccacttgttgctccccttgggagccttgggcttgagcggaggcatgcgcccgccggagatctccacccgctggatgctgcggaggtgcatgccgagcgccaagtgcttggcgcggaaggagttggggttcaccgacgcgccgaccttggggttggtgtggccgatgttctcggcatgcgtgaggacgcagttgaagtcagtgccgccgagcctcctagtgcagaaggggcacctgtagacacccttggcgacgtcgaggtaggagacatactggccgacctgcagcctccgcagcacctggcgagtcttgacgtcatggtgctcgtcgtcgctgccgacgtcgctgccagacagctgatccatatcaaacgggaatttattagtgaatgagttgcaaacgtgcatgataacaaagtcatTTGTACatagaaatggttcgctgaaccctccctgtaaaaatctgtgcccaccgattcatcataggcaaagaaacagattccagatctgaacttgaacacattccagattatttgcaaaattaaacggttgatatcttttgattcgtgcataaaataacagattgagatcctatgattacttgcataaattaactgattgagatcccattattacttgcataaattaaccgaacggccgaaacccaaatcttgaacgaaatcaaggagggatcaaagcaaaatggaataaaatcggcgcaaatattagcccaatactcatccatccacagatccatctacaccagcacaaatagggttcaaaaaggaatggggaacaaaaaaggaagcaaaccgtagttattacctcgttccatgggtcctctatggaggtgtcgtagcggttcgggggcgggacgtacggcaccggctcgtaggggtcccatcccggtgggatctgaccgcgaccggcggcagcagcctccgatgcaccggcggaggcggcggcgacgtccgttgaggggacggcggcgacgtccgttgaggggacggcgtcgaagagggaggcgtcgcgcttggagccgacggcgccgtggacgatgggattggcattctccttgtccatctcgccggcagaggagagggagagggagagggttttgctttggagaagatgatgggacgtgagaggcggcgttgcgtaggcgagtgagagtgacagagatagtgggaggaggcgtctataaaggctagtggtggttaatgcgacccgcgtcctacgcgtccaccgctggactgctgcacgtcttggacttatgCAATGCgcaacgcgtccacgattgctcgtcttcgacttctgcacagcGTCCTGCGTCTAAtcgtcaaatattgcacgtctttcatttctgcaccgcaagacGCGTCCTCGTGTCTAACCCGGAAAATTTAGttatactcagttataacctcgagcattatactagcattttttgtgtgctcagttttccccttgagtgctagtacggctagtgcaatatgctcgatttaccctcaagtagctggtcaacagacagtcaacaaatgggattaactattaaaatgagtcatttaatgtgcaaaaattacgaaaaatagtggcacatactcatggagtctttaccacaaatttccagttctcaaaacatagataagtcatagataaatcaagttttaccacaaattgccacttctcaaaggccttctcaaatcacctagtagctatgaaggtgcatggttttccacaataagccctggcCAAAACTGctttcccaaaacatactttgtctaaatgaggccacaattctcacactcatgtatatttgtattgcaaatagtttgagataggccaagatgggttttattctacaaaacacgcatttttcattttttaaatctcatatttgaatcccttagtctgtttattacataggtgcccttggtttcttgatactactcagttttgccctctccctccacaaattctctcacacgtgcaacattgccctgattggtctagcccatgtcacgcggatcgtgcccgccgaccgttgatcgtatgatctaacagggcaggataacccctccctctctctgtcggcggttaccttccactctctaagtttgctaaatggcggttttctgtatttattttcacgcgctaaaaattataaactcttttaggcattacttttcacgcaaaaaatgataaaccatcaccgatttgttgtagccataaattttcacgcaaaaaatgataaaccgtcaccgatttgttgtagccattaattttcacgaaaatcccaaatgataaaccatcaccgatttgttgtagccattacttttcacgcaaaaaatgatagaccatcaccgatttcttgtagccattactattcacggtaaaaatgataaacgaaccaatctatctatctctcgtatttgaagtttggaagggttcaccatctagttatgttaactttcgaggttttgatctgaaaacaaatgggtattataaagggaaataaaagttcaaaaaatgtaaaaacgaaacaatctacctatctttgtatagaagatcgtctgtatgatttttgaggtcatttagagaaggtagaaaaaaatcccttttgagaaggtcgaaaaaacctaacttgttacaaaagctggtttcagtgagacctaaccaaatttggcatacattatgccatatctataacaacaaggaatatctaaaagggaaagtttcacaaaatttgaaatttatggcgaaaatgatgccatacatgatgctgtttttcgaggttttgacctgaaaatcaattggatattataaagggaaataaaagttcaaaaaatataaaaacgaaacaatctatctatctatgtatagaagatcagctgtatgaaatttgaggtcatttagaggaggtagaataaatcaccttgttagaaaagctggtttcagtgagacgaaacggcatgcgtttaagcaaagtgattttttcgaacatctccaaatgatcccaaatttgccatacatgatgccatacgtgtaacaacaaggaaccctatctaaaaagtgtcaaaaaagtttgcccaaccgtatagctctatcaaaaagaacctcaccatggcgctagtataattttgggcttacttacaaactttcgttacctaaccttcaacacgaaacttgtttcaaatcacttttggcgtacaagaaacaaatccctccttgattcgagcaccacagcctccaaactttgccgatgccgatatcggcatggtcagaacggctatgctcgacgccactgctaggtcaccgtcgggatatgcaccctcaatcccgtcccctcattcgatcactgacacaccagagataccaccgaggccaatgccgaacgtacatgctgatgccaatgccgaacatgcatccacgccgatgtgggcacggccacgccgccccgctatgttggacgccacagaccaccgcgaggtctttcccttcgccaccacactcttctagcacccatctatacacgccagaaaggagagacactagttttctctacattgctcgcgttcgtgtcggacacggtcagtcaaagttttgaggtagtcgtcgatgtcgttgaccatttcttctcttctttgcatggttaaacgcgtctagttcatatctatctaatgcgtctggtctcgcctcatgcagttctttgtggacgtcgatctcatctcggcactccgcaggccacctcctccgtgccatcgctgtagagctccgtttaaaaatctaatcctacccgtgtattgccccttgtatcagcgccatggccccacttgtcatttgatatagcgaagccccactcgttcgcgttttggtcagggatacagcgatgcttacggtcaaacaaagatggatggtctaacgtgtctttgcaggctctacgtggccccactagtcagaagataacggtcaaccgtcgggcaaccgggcgttacatcacgtgtgatggtttcagacaaacgcttgggtaaaactgaggaaaaactaaggagctggggaaaactgagcacaactaaggacccgagggcacgaaaatagaaatccctataatctaaagcaatgggatcattgtccccaatgttggaaaaaatttcagcagttttatcacaggcagtttcagcagttttagcagtttcaggtagtttttcgcgcttttcatttgaagtggaaacattgctaacaccaattattttaccattattattatgaggtgcagcaacatgtggagcattagcattgctagtggtggtaatagtccaaactttagctatattatcttctttttcattttcttctctttcccacctagcacgcaattcagccatcaatcttatattctcattaattctaacttggatggcatttgctgtagtaacaattttattattatgattttcattaggcataactttctatttcaaaagatcaacatcagcagcaagactatcgactttagaagcaagtatatcaattttcccatgcttttcttcaacagatttgttaaaagcagtttgtgtactaataaattctttaagcatagcttcaagtccagggggtgtgttcctattattgttttaagaattcccataagaattaccatagccgttgccattattataaggatatggcctatagttgttactagaattgttccggtaagcattgttgttgaaattattacttttaatgtagtttacatcaacatgttcttcttgagcaaccaatgaagctaacagaacattattaggatcaacatttgtcctaccattcacaagcatagacataatagcatcaatcttatcactcaaggaagaggtttcttcgacagaatttaccttcttaccttgtggagctctttccgtgtgccattcagagtaattaatcatcatattatcaagaagctttgttgcttcaccaagagtgatggacataaaggtacctccagcagctgaatccaataggttccgcaaagaaaaattcagtcctgcataaa
It includes:
- the LOC139839233 gene encoding uncharacterized protein, with product MDKENANPIVHGAVGSKRDASLFDAVPSTDVAAVPSTDVAAASAGASEAAAAGRGQIPPGWDPYEPVPYVPPPNRYDTSIEDPWNELSGSDVGSDDEHHDVKTRQVLRRLQVGQYVSYLDVAKGVYRCPFCTRRLGGTDFNCVLTHAENIGHTNPKVGASVNPNSFRAKHLALGMHLRSIQRVEISGGRMPPLKPKAPKGSNKWRQRQMG